A window of Rhododendron vialii isolate Sample 1 chromosome 13a, ASM3025357v1 contains these coding sequences:
- the LOC131314657 gene encoding probable pre-mRNA-splicing factor ATP-dependent RNA helicase DEAH2 isoform X2, with translation MGTERKRKVSLFDVVDETSAKLAKFNGGGGAGSNLINRWNGRPYSQRYYEILEKRRTLPVWHQKEEFFQALKANQTLILVGETGSGKTTQIPQFVLDAVDLDGPDKRRKYMIGCTQPRRVAAMSVSRRVAEEMDVTIGEEVGYSIRFEDQSSARTVLKYLTDGMLLREAMTDPLLERYKVIILDEAHERTLATDVLFGLLKEVLKNRPDLKLVVMSATLEAEKFQGYFHGAPLMKVPGRLFPVEILYTEEPERDYLEAALRTVTQIHMHEPPGDILVFLTGEEEIEEACRKIHKEVANMGDRVGPVKAVPLYSTLPPAMQQKIFEPAPPPLTEGGPAGRKIVVSTNIAETSLTIDGIVYVIDPGFAKQKVYNPRIRVESLLVSPISKASAHQRAGRAGRTQPGKCYRLYTEKSFNNDLQSQTYPEILRSNLANTVLTLKKLGIDDLVHFDFMDPPAPETLMRALEVLNYLGALDDEGNLTKLGEIMSELPLDPQMGKMLVVSPKFNCSNEILSISAMLSVSPLCIC, from the exons ATGGGGacggagagaaagaggaaggtGAGCTTGTTCGATGTGGTGGATGAGACCTCTGCAAAACTTGCCAAATTCAACGGCGGCGGTGGCGCAGGAAGTAATCTGATAAATCGGTGGAATGGAAGGCCATACTCGCAGAGGTATTACGAAATATTAGAGAAGAGGAGGACCCTTCCTGTTTGGCACCAGAAGGAAGAGTTCTTTCAAGCCTTGAAAGCCAACCAAACCCTAATCTTGGTTGGTGAAACTGGCAGTGGTAAAACTACTCAG ATACCTCAGTTTGTTCTGGACGCTGTTGATTTAGATGGACCAGATAAGCGCAGGAAATACATGATAGGCTGCACCCAACCTCGCAGGGTGGCTGCAATGTCTGTTTCTCGTCGAGTTGCTGAAGAGATGGATGTAACTATTGGAGAAGAAGTTGGCTATAGCATTCGTTTCGAAGACCAGAGTAGTGCAAGGACAGTTTTGAA GTATTTAACAGATGGTATGCTTTTGAGAGAAGCTATGACGGACCCGCTTTTGGAAAGGTACAAAGTGATAATTCTTGATGAGGCACACGAAAGAACTCTGGCAACAGATGTTTTATTCGGGCTTCTAAAAGAAGTGCTGAAAAACAGACCGGATCTCAAGTTAGTTGTTATGAGTGCTACCCTTGAGGCAGAGAAGTTTCAAGGTTATTTCCATGGTGCACCTCTTATGAAAGTTCCAGGAAGGCTATTCCCTGTCGAGATTTTATACACCGAGGAGCCTGAGAGGGATTACCTTGAAGCGGCACTCCGTACTGTTACTCAGATACACATGCATGAACCACCTGGTGACATACTTGTATTTCTGACGGGTGAGGAGGAGATAGAAGAAGCATGTCGGAAAATACATAAAGAAGTTGCAAATATGGGAGATCGCGTGGGCCCTGTGAAAGCAGTTCCCCTGTATTCTACCCTTCCTCCAGCTATGCAGCAGAAGATATTTGAACCTGCTCCACCTCCCCTCACGGAAGGCGGTCCTGCAGGGAGGAAGATTGTGGTGTCTACAAACATTGCAGAAACATCTTTGACTATAGATGGCATAGTTTATGTGATAGACCCTGGGTTTGCCAAACAAAAAGTGTATAACCCTCGAATACGTGTTGAATCTTTATTAGTCTCTCCGATATCAAAGGCTAGTGCACACCAAAGAGCAGGGCGTGCTGGAAGAACACAACCAGGAAAATGTTATAGACTGTACACTGAGAAAAGTTTCAATAACGATCTTCAGTCGCAGACCTACCCAGAGATACTGAGATCAAATCTTGCGAATACGGTTCTCACCTTGAAGAAACTAGGGATAGATGATCTTGTCCATTTTGATTTCATGGACCCCCCTGCCCCCGAGACGTTGATGCGTGCTTTAGAGGTGTTGAATTACTTGGGAGCATTGGATGATGAAGGCAACTTGACAAAACTGGGTGAGATCATGAGTGAGCTTCCCTTGGATCCACAGATGGGAAAGATGCTTGTTGTCAGCCCCAAATTTAACTGTTCAAATGAGATTCTGTCAATATCTGCCATGCTTTCAG TCTCGCCTCTATGCATCTGCTGA
- the LOC131314657 gene encoding probable pre-mRNA-splicing factor ATP-dependent RNA helicase DEAH2 isoform X1, with protein MGTERKRKVSLFDVVDETSAKLAKFNGGGGAGSNLINRWNGRPYSQRYYEILEKRRTLPVWHQKEEFFQALKANQTLILVGETGSGKTTQIPQFVLDAVDLDGPDKRRKYMIGCTQPRRVAAMSVSRRVAEEMDVTIGEEVGYSIRFEDQSSARTVLKYLTDGMLLREAMTDPLLERYKVIILDEAHERTLATDVLFGLLKEVLKNRPDLKLVVMSATLEAEKFQGYFHGAPLMKVPGRLFPVEILYTEEPERDYLEAALRTVTQIHMHEPPGDILVFLTGEEEIEEACRKIHKEVANMGDRVGPVKAVPLYSTLPPAMQQKIFEPAPPPLTEGGPAGRKIVVSTNIAETSLTIDGIVYVIDPGFAKQKVYNPRIRVESLLVSPISKASAHQRAGRAGRTQPGKCYRLYTEKSFNNDLQSQTYPEILRSNLANTVLTLKKLGIDDLVHFDFMDPPAPETLMRALEVLNYLGALDDEGNLTKLGEIMSELPLDPQMGKMLVVSPKFNCSNEILSISAMLSVPNCFLRPREAQKAADEAKAKFGHIDGDHLTLLNVYHAYKQNNEDPSWCYENFVNHRALKSADNVRQQLARIMVRFNLKLSSTDFNSRDYYINIRKAMLAGYFMQVAHLERTGHYLTVKDNQVVHLHPSNCLDHKPEWVIYNEFVLTSRNFIRTVTDVRGDWLVDIAPHYFDLANFPPCEARRKLEKIYKKREREREEEKDTK; from the exons ATGGGGacggagagaaagaggaaggtGAGCTTGTTCGATGTGGTGGATGAGACCTCTGCAAAACTTGCCAAATTCAACGGCGGCGGTGGCGCAGGAAGTAATCTGATAAATCGGTGGAATGGAAGGCCATACTCGCAGAGGTATTACGAAATATTAGAGAAGAGGAGGACCCTTCCTGTTTGGCACCAGAAGGAAGAGTTCTTTCAAGCCTTGAAAGCCAACCAAACCCTAATCTTGGTTGGTGAAACTGGCAGTGGTAAAACTACTCAG ATACCTCAGTTTGTTCTGGACGCTGTTGATTTAGATGGACCAGATAAGCGCAGGAAATACATGATAGGCTGCACCCAACCTCGCAGGGTGGCTGCAATGTCTGTTTCTCGTCGAGTTGCTGAAGAGATGGATGTAACTATTGGAGAAGAAGTTGGCTATAGCATTCGTTTCGAAGACCAGAGTAGTGCAAGGACAGTTTTGAA GTATTTAACAGATGGTATGCTTTTGAGAGAAGCTATGACGGACCCGCTTTTGGAAAGGTACAAAGTGATAATTCTTGATGAGGCACACGAAAGAACTCTGGCAACAGATGTTTTATTCGGGCTTCTAAAAGAAGTGCTGAAAAACAGACCGGATCTCAAGTTAGTTGTTATGAGTGCTACCCTTGAGGCAGAGAAGTTTCAAGGTTATTTCCATGGTGCACCTCTTATGAAAGTTCCAGGAAGGCTATTCCCTGTCGAGATTTTATACACCGAGGAGCCTGAGAGGGATTACCTTGAAGCGGCACTCCGTACTGTTACTCAGATACACATGCATGAACCACCTGGTGACATACTTGTATTTCTGACGGGTGAGGAGGAGATAGAAGAAGCATGTCGGAAAATACATAAAGAAGTTGCAAATATGGGAGATCGCGTGGGCCCTGTGAAAGCAGTTCCCCTGTATTCTACCCTTCCTCCAGCTATGCAGCAGAAGATATTTGAACCTGCTCCACCTCCCCTCACGGAAGGCGGTCCTGCAGGGAGGAAGATTGTGGTGTCTACAAACATTGCAGAAACATCTTTGACTATAGATGGCATAGTTTATGTGATAGACCCTGGGTTTGCCAAACAAAAAGTGTATAACCCTCGAATACGTGTTGAATCTTTATTAGTCTCTCCGATATCAAAGGCTAGTGCACACCAAAGAGCAGGGCGTGCTGGAAGAACACAACCAGGAAAATGTTATAGACTGTACACTGAGAAAAGTTTCAATAACGATCTTCAGTCGCAGACCTACCCAGAGATACTGAGATCAAATCTTGCGAATACGGTTCTCACCTTGAAGAAACTAGGGATAGATGATCTTGTCCATTTTGATTTCATGGACCCCCCTGCCCCCGAGACGTTGATGCGTGCTTTAGAGGTGTTGAATTACTTGGGAGCATTGGATGATGAAGGCAACTTGACAAAACTGGGTGAGATCATGAGTGAGCTTCCCTTGGATCCACAGATGGGAAAGATGCTTGTTGTCAGCCCCAAATTTAACTGTTCAAATGAGATTCTGTCAATATCTGCCATGCTTTCAG TACCCAATTGCTTTCTCCGGCCTAGGGAGGCTCAAAAAGCTGCAGATGAAGCAAAAGCAAAGTTTGGGCACATTGACGGGGACCATCTGACGCTCTTGAATGTATACCATGCCTACAAGCAAAATA ATGAGGATCCATCTTGGTGCTACGAAAACTTTGTTAATCATCGAGCATTAAAATCTGCTGATAATGTAAGACAACAGCTAGCTCGGATCATGGTTAGGTTCAACCTCAAGTTATCCAGCACAGATTTTAACAGTCGTGACTACTACATCAACATAAGAAAGGCTATGCTAGCTGGATATTTCATGCAAGTGGCTCATCTGGAGCGCACTGGACACTATTTGACTGTGAAGGACAACCaa GTGGTTCACTTACACCCTTCAAATTGCCTGGATCATAAGCCAGAGTGGGTCATCTATAACGAGTTtgtcttgacaagcagaaactTCATCCGCACAGTGACAGATGTTCGTGGTGACTG GTTAGTTGATATAGCGCCACACTACTTTGACCTTGCTAACTTCCCACCATGTGAGGCAAGGCGGAAGCTTGAAAAGATTTacaagaaaagggaaagggagagggaggaagagaagGACACGAAGTAG